From Lolium perenne isolate Kyuss_39 chromosome 5, Kyuss_2.0, whole genome shotgun sequence, a single genomic window includes:
- the LOC127298501 gene encoding TATA-box-binding protein 2 isoform X2 — protein sequence MAAEAALEGSQPVDLSQHPSGIVPTLQNIVSTVNLGCELDLKAIALQARNAEYNPKRFAAVIMRIREPKTTALIFASGKMVCTGAKSEEQSKLAARKYARIIQKLNFPAKFKEFTIQNIVASCDVKFPIRLEGLAYSHGAFASYEPELFPGLIYRMRQPKIVLLIFVSGKIVLTGAKFREDTYTAFENIYPVVSEFRKVQQ from the exons atggcggcggaggcggcgctgGAGGGAAGCCAGCCGGTGGATCTGTCCCAGCACCCCTCCGGCATCGTCCCCACGCTCCA GAATATCGTGTCCACGGTCAACTTGGGCTGTGAATTGGACCTGAAAGCAATAGCTCTTCAGGCACGCAATGCAGAGTATAACCCCAAG CGTTTTGCTGCAGTCATCATGCGTATAAGAGAACCAAAAACTACCGCATTGATATTTGCATCAGGAAAAATG GTTTGCACAGGAGCAAAAAGTGAAGAGCAATCTAAACTTGCAGCTAGAAAG TATGCTCGTATAATCCAGAAGCTTAACTTTCCTGCAAAATTCAAG GAGTTCACGATACAGAATATCGTTGCGTCTTGTGATGTCAAATTCCCCATAAGGCTTGAGGGACTCGCATATTCTCACGGCGCCTTCGCAAGT TATGAGCCAGAGCTATTTCCTGGTCTGATCTATCGGATGAGGCAGCCGAAAATTGTCCTGCTAATTTTTGTTTCGGGCAAGATTGTTCTGACTGGAGCAAAG TTTCGAGAAGATACCTATACTGCCTTCGAGAACATATATCCTGTCGTCTCAGAGTTCCGAAAAGTGCAGCAATGA
- the LOC127298501 gene encoding TATA-box-binding protein 2 isoform X1: MAAEAALEGSQPVDLSQHPSGIVPTLQNIVSTVNLGCELDLKAIALQARNAEYNPKRFAAVIMRIREPKTTALIFASGKMVCTGAKSEEQSKLAARKYARIIQKLNFPAKFKEFTIQNIVASCDVKFPIRLEGLAYSHGAFASYEPELFPGLIYRMRQPKIVLLIFVSGKIVLTGAKIPILPSRTYILSSQSSEKCSNDGDFGSKQNWRCCLRPGPTSKCTYNLDSGGA, from the exons atggcggcggaggcggcgctgGAGGGAAGCCAGCCGGTGGATCTGTCCCAGCACCCCTCCGGCATCGTCCCCACGCTCCA GAATATCGTGTCCACGGTCAACTTGGGCTGTGAATTGGACCTGAAAGCAATAGCTCTTCAGGCACGCAATGCAGAGTATAACCCCAAG CGTTTTGCTGCAGTCATCATGCGTATAAGAGAACCAAAAACTACCGCATTGATATTTGCATCAGGAAAAATG GTTTGCACAGGAGCAAAAAGTGAAGAGCAATCTAAACTTGCAGCTAGAAAG TATGCTCGTATAATCCAGAAGCTTAACTTTCCTGCAAAATTCAAG GAGTTCACGATACAGAATATCGTTGCGTCTTGTGATGTCAAATTCCCCATAAGGCTTGAGGGACTCGCATATTCTCACGGCGCCTTCGCAAGT TATGAGCCAGAGCTATTTCCTGGTCTGATCTATCGGATGAGGCAGCCGAAAATTGTCCTGCTAATTTTTGTTTCGGGCAAGATTGTTCTGACTGGAGCAAAG ATACCTATACTGCCTTCGAGAACATATATCCTGTCGTCTCAGAGTTCCGAAAAGTGCAGCAATGATG GTGACTTTGGAAGTAAGCAGAATTGGAGATGTTGCTTGCGGCCTGGTCCAACCTCCAAGTGTACATATAACCTGGATTCTGGTGGAGCCTAA
- the LOC139831469 gene encoding uncharacterized protein — protein sequence MAQLQQFIALWTIMQGVVLQPHLDLIRWRWTESGVYTTVSAYRYQFTGSCAPFRSAKFWKGHAEAKCRFFAWLALHGKVLTADNLALRGWPHDPICKLCHIHQETVQHLTLDCHFSTTVREQIFAWNGTFGPQPPGGRSLNDWCDETISHLPKEKKREASDAIIYSMWGVWKERNRRVFQNTALQPTAVAALVKEDIAQRAYAHTQDPGDGSSA from the coding sequence ATGGCGCAGTTGCAGCAGTTCATTGCGCTTTGGACAATCATGCAGGGGGTGGTACTGCAGCCACACCTGGACCTGATTCGCTGGAGATGGACGGAATCAGGCGTTTACACGACGGTTTCTGCTTACCGCTACCAGTTCACGGGATCTTGCGCTCCTTTCCGCTCGGCCAAGTTCTGGAAGGGCCATGCCGAGGCCAAGTGCAGATTCTTTGCGTGGCTAGCTCTACATGGCAAGGTGCTCACTGCCGATAATCTGGCGCTTCGAGGTTGGCCACATGACCCGatctgcaagttgtgccatatccaCCAAGAGACGGTGCAACACCTCACCCTTGACTGTCATTTCTCGACCACCGTGAGGGAACAAATCTTCGCTTGGAATGGGACCTTCGGCCCACAGCCTCCAGGCGGGAGGTCGCTTAACGACTGGTGCGATGAGACGATCTCCCACCTCCCAAAGGAAAAGAAGCGAGAGGCGAGCGATGCGATCATCTACTCCATGTGGGGAGTGTGGAAGGAGAGGAATAGGCGGGTGTTTCAAAACACCGCATTGCAACCGACGGCCGTGGCAGCTCTTGTCAAGGAGGACATTGCCCAGAGGGCGTACGCGCACACCCAGGATCCCGGGGACGGGAGTTCTGCCTAG